A window from Lactiplantibacillus pentosus encodes these proteins:
- a CDS encoding head maturation protease, ClpP-related yields the protein MNVLNVNGVITNDDDADIYRDYIGMTVVSPKDIIDNLPSDGSDVVVDINSFGGEVDPAAQIYTALKDYKGKVTTKISSSAYSAATIIAMAGDTVRISPAAQMMIHNASSSADGDYHDMDKSSGMLEATNRTIAGVYAAKTGRTTDEFLQLMDKESWLTPQDALDLGLVDEIIDYSKEAVFNAVPQIPIKLMNKVKTMYHKQQKKQEDSAKLSLTQQKLEILKEDL from the coding sequence ATGAACGTTTTAAACGTCAATGGAGTAATCACAAATGATGATGACGCTGACATCTATCGTGACTATATTGGTATGACGGTGGTTTCACCTAAAGACATCATTGATAATTTGCCAAGTGACGGCAGTGATGTAGTCGTTGACATTAACAGCTTTGGTGGTGAAGTTGACCCTGCTGCTCAAATTTATACGGCGTTAAAAGACTACAAGGGCAAGGTAACTACAAAGATTAGTAGCTCTGCATATAGTGCGGCCACGATTATTGCAATGGCTGGTGACACAGTTCGTATCAGTCCTGCCGCTCAGATGATGATTCACAATGCTTCTTCAAGCGCAGACGGTGACTATCATGATATGGATAAAAGTTCAGGCATGTTAGAAGCTACTAACCGCACAATTGCTGGGGTTTATGCAGCCAAAACTGGCCGTACTACTGATGAGTTTTTGCAATTAATGGATAAAGAAAGCTGGTTGACACCACAAGACGCTCTTGATCTTGGCTTAGTTGATGAAATTATTGACTACTCAAAAGAAGCGGTGTTCAACGCCGTGCCACAGATACCAATTAAGCTGATGAACAAAGTGAAGACCATGTACCACAAGCAACAAAAGAAGCAGGAAGACAGTGCAAAGCTGTCTTTAACACAACAAAAGCTAGAGATTTTAAAGGAGGATTTATAA